The proteins below are encoded in one region of Pontibacter deserti:
- a CDS encoding amino acid permease encodes MRQFLQNITRRKSGTALLADYELDDNIQGTNLVRTLRLKDLVSFGIAAIIGAGIFSTIGNASAAGGPGVSLLFIFTAIACGFSALCYAQFASSIPVSGSAYTYAYASFGELVAWIIGWDLLMEYAIGNIAVAISWSDYFTAVLLGVGMGMPEYLTMDFLSASRGFDEATKLLAQGQALSDLPSGIQQAYLAWQNAPAIGSIKLVADIPALAITVLITYLVYIGIKESKRTANLLVLLKLIVILLVITVGAFYVNTDNWSPFAPNGISGILKGVSAVFFAYIGFDAISTTAEECENPQRDLPRAMILALVICTTLYVILALVLTGMVPFNELAVGDPLAYVFSRVNLDAMAGIVAVSAIVAMASVLLVFQYGQPRIWMSMSRDGLLPKIFSSIHPKHKTPWFATIVTGFVVAVPALFMNLTEVTDLTSIGTLFAFVLVCGGILVMEEKQKQVETLHKGFRVPYINAKYTLPLLMIGLLALLYIYNGEAMSGFLSTEGGWEEFQHKLPLLGFVVIAAIMTVLSFTRNLSLIPVLGLLTNLYLMTELGITNWSRFLGWLALGLVLYFAYGYRNSKLKKHEL; translated from the coding sequence ATGCGTCAATTCTTACAGAACATTACCCGTCGTAAGAGCGGTACGGCTTTACTTGCCGATTACGAATTAGATGATAACATACAAGGCACTAACCTGGTGCGAACGCTTCGCCTGAAGGACCTAGTCTCTTTTGGCATCGCTGCCATCATCGGGGCTGGTATTTTCAGTACGATCGGTAACGCAAGCGCCGCCGGCGGACCAGGCGTGTCTCTCCTGTTCATATTCACGGCTATTGCCTGCGGTTTTTCAGCACTTTGCTATGCCCAGTTTGCTTCCTCTATACCTGTTTCCGGTAGCGCCTATACCTATGCGTATGCTTCTTTTGGCGAATTAGTAGCCTGGATCATTGGCTGGGACTTACTGATGGAATATGCTATCGGTAACATTGCTGTAGCTATTTCCTGGTCAGATTACTTTACAGCTGTGCTGCTGGGAGTTGGCATGGGGATGCCGGAATACCTGACAATGGACTTCCTGAGCGCTTCCCGCGGATTTGACGAAGCTACTAAACTATTGGCTCAGGGTCAGGCGCTAAGTGATCTTCCTTCCGGTATTCAGCAGGCTTACCTGGCATGGCAGAATGCGCCTGCTATTGGTAGCATTAAGCTAGTTGCCGATATTCCGGCCCTGGCTATTACCGTACTTATCACTTACCTGGTTTATATTGGCATTAAAGAATCAAAGCGTACTGCCAACCTGCTGGTACTGCTAAAGCTTATAGTTATACTTCTGGTTATTACAGTAGGTGCATTTTATGTGAATACTGATAACTGGTCTCCGTTTGCACCAAACGGCATTTCTGGTATCTTGAAAGGTGTATCAGCGGTATTCTTCGCTTACATTGGATTTGATGCCATTTCTACTACAGCCGAAGAGTGTGAGAACCCGCAACGCGACCTGCCACGCGCCATGATCCTGGCTTTAGTGATCTGCACCACACTTTACGTAATCCTGGCATTGGTATTAACGGGTATGGTGCCTTTCAATGAACTGGCTGTCGGCGACCCATTAGCATATGTTTTCTCAAGAGTTAACCTGGATGCAATGGCTGGCATAGTAGCTGTAAGTGCTATTGTGGCTATGGCCAGTGTACTTCTTGTATTTCAGTATGGCCAGCCACGTATCTGGATGAGTATGAGTCGCGACGGACTTCTGCCAAAGATCTTCTCAAGCATTCACCCGAAACATAAAACTCCCTGGTTTGCAACTATAGTTACTGGTTTTGTAGTAGCTGTTCCAGCCCTGTTTATGAACCTTACGGAGGTAACCGATCTTACAAGTATAGGTACCTTGTTTGCGTTTGTGCTGGTGTGCGGTGGTATACTGGTTATGGAAGAAAAACAGAAGCAGGTAGAGACACTTCATAAAGGTTTCAGAGTACCTTATATCAATGCAAAGTATACATTGCCATTACTGATGATCGGACTACTGGCATTGCTGTACATTTATAACGGAGAGGCTATGAGTGGCTTCCTGAGCACTGAAGGCGGATGGGAAGAATTCCAGCACAAACTGCCTTTATTGGGCTTTGTTGTGATAGCCGCTATTATGACTGTGCTTTCTTTTACGCGTAACCTGTCGCTGATCCCGGTACTTGGTTTATTGACCAACTTATACCTGATGACTGAGCTAGGCATTACCAACTGGAGCCGTTTCCTGGGTTGGCTGGCATTAGGCTTGGTTCTATACTTTGCATACGGTTACCGCAACAGTAAGCTTAAAAAGCACGAGTTATAG
- a CDS encoding KUP/HAK/KT family potassium transporter, producing the protein MSNHSKTNAVSTAGVLISLGIIYGDIGTSPLYVMKAILGEAPISQALVYGGISCVFWTLTLQTTLKYVLLTLQADNNGEGGIFSLYTLIRRRAPWLIVPAMIGGAALLADGIITPPISVSSAIEGLRILNPDIPTVPIVITILTIIFLMQSFGTEIVGKAFGPIMFLWFTMLGALGVVSLAEHPEIINALNPYYAYNLLVNYPEGFWVLGAVFLCTTGAEALYSDLGHCGRPNIRLSWGFVKICLLLNYLGQGAWLMTKEGSVLRENPFYGIMPSWFLLIGIAIATIAAIIASQALISGSFTLISEAIRLNLWPRVKLVYPTNLKGQLFVPSINWLLWIGCVGVVLYFRESEHMEAAYGLAITMAMLSTTILMSYYLYTKCKSWVLVSLFLLVYISIESAFMVANLSKFPHGGWVSLMIGGLLLAVMYIWIKAFYIKRSLTEYVRLKDYLPALKELSADDTIPKYTTHLVFMTSAPKPKDVESKVIYSIFQKRPKRADIYWFVHVETTDEPYTTEYKVKKLDAGDVIRIDFKLGFRVEQRINLFFRKVVEELVENGEVDITSRYDSLSKQNLIGDFRFVVLEKFLSYENDLPFVKRLIMEWYFNIKKYTSSESKWFGLDTSSVKVEKVPLVIRPVQLPQLKRITA; encoded by the coding sequence ATGAGTAACCATTCTAAAACCAATGCCGTTTCTACGGCCGGTGTTTTAATTTCACTTGGTATAATTTACGGCGATATTGGTACATCGCCGCTGTATGTGATGAAGGCCATCCTGGGTGAGGCCCCAATCTCACAGGCATTAGTATACGGTGGCATTTCCTGCGTATTCTGGACACTAACGCTGCAAACCACTTTAAAGTATGTGCTGCTTACCCTGCAAGCCGACAATAACGGCGAAGGTGGTATCTTCTCACTTTATACTCTGATCCGGCGCCGGGCCCCCTGGTTAATTGTGCCTGCCATGATCGGGGGTGCCGCTTTGCTGGCAGATGGTATCATTACACCTCCTATCTCTGTTTCATCAGCAATAGAAGGTCTGCGCATCCTGAACCCTGATATACCAACAGTTCCGATCGTTATTACCATACTTACCATCATATTTCTGATGCAGAGTTTTGGTACTGAGATCGTGGGTAAGGCTTTTGGTCCGATCATGTTCTTATGGTTTACCATGCTTGGCGCATTAGGTGTCGTATCTCTTGCCGAACACCCTGAGATCATAAATGCGCTTAACCCATACTATGCTTACAACCTGCTGGTAAATTACCCGGAAGGTTTCTGGGTATTGGGAGCTGTTTTTCTTTGTACCACAGGTGCCGAAGCACTTTATTCCGACCTGGGCCATTGCGGAAGACCAAACATTCGCCTGAGCTGGGGATTTGTAAAGATTTGTTTGCTGTTGAACTACCTGGGCCAGGGTGCCTGGTTAATGACAAAAGAAGGCAGTGTACTTAGAGAAAATCCCTTTTATGGTATTATGCCTTCATGGTTCCTGCTGATCGGTATTGCTATTGCAACTATAGCCGCAATTATTGCTAGCCAGGCTTTAATATCCGGTTCATTTACACTCATTTCAGAAGCTATTCGCCTTAACCTTTGGCCACGTGTAAAATTGGTTTATCCAACTAACTTAAAAGGTCAGCTTTTTGTACCAAGTATAAACTGGCTGTTATGGATTGGCTGTGTAGGCGTGGTTTTATACTTCCGTGAATCTGAGCATATGGAAGCTGCCTATGGCCTGGCTATTACGATGGCGATGCTTTCTACTACCATCCTAATGAGCTACTACCTGTATACAAAATGCAAGTCTTGGGTACTGGTTAGCCTTTTCCTGTTGGTGTACATATCTATTGAGTCCGCTTTTATGGTGGCTAATTTAAGCAAATTCCCGCATGGTGGCTGGGTGTCGCTAATGATCGGAGGCTTACTGCTCGCAGTGATGTACATCTGGATCAAGGCATTCTACATTAAGCGCAGCCTGACGGAATATGTGCGCCTGAAAGATTACCTGCCGGCTCTGAAAGAATTGAGTGCTGACGATACCATACCGAAGTATACCACGCACCTGGTGTTTATGACAAGTGCACCGAAACCGAAGGATGTGGAATCGAAAGTGATTTACTCCATCTTCCAGAAAAGGCCGAAACGCGCTGATATTTACTGGTTTGTGCACGTAGAAACGACAGATGAACCGTACACTACAGAATATAAAGTAAAGAAACTGGATGCCGGTGATGTTATTCGTATCGACTTTAAACTTGGCTTTAGGGTAGAGCAACGTATTAACCTGTTTTTCAGGAAAGTGGTGGAAGAACTGGTAGAGAACGGTGAAGTGGATATTACCAGCCGTTACGACTCCCTTAGCAAACAAAACCTGATCGGTGACTTCCGGTTTGTTGTACTCGAGAAATTTCTCTCTTACGAAAACGACCTGCCCTTTGTGAAGCGCCTGATCATGGAATGGTATTTTAACATCAAGAAGTATACAAGCTCTGAAAGTAAGTGGTTCGGCCTGGATACCAGCTCTGTAAAAGTTGAGAAGGTTCCGTTGGTTATCCGGCCGGTACAGCTACCACAACTAAAACGCATTACAGCTTAA
- a CDS encoding lysylphosphatidylglycerol synthase transmembrane domain-containing protein, which yields MALTKEELQKKFSARRIILPMLLGLGVISYMLYRNYDPSQLETLKQANLFWAAMALFVLFVRDFGYIYRIRYITEKALSWKQSFNVIMLWEFASCVLPSVVGGSTVAAFILFKEKISLGKSIAQVMVTAMLDNLYFVLAVPAVLLLAQDQLLPEIKGINPALRSSIGIAFFVSYLLIAIYAFVMFYALFINPKGVKRLMIRVGQLRPFKRWRIALFQHANELLIASKHLKTKTLSYWLHACGSTFFVWTARYIIIGCLIAAFADLSLSDHILIFSRNLIYKIVLFVSVTPGGAGFAELAFPAFFGVFIGSFTTIIILLYRLLTYYLYLLIGAIVFPRWAARIFSKEASDNNTDTIKQPVQQRMA from the coding sequence ATGGCATTAACCAAAGAAGAGTTGCAAAAGAAATTTTCAGCCCGTCGGATTATACTTCCGATGCTGCTGGGCCTGGGCGTAATAAGCTACATGCTGTACCGTAACTATGACCCAAGCCAGCTGGAAACGCTGAAACAGGCAAATCTTTTCTGGGCTGCTATGGCGCTATTCGTGCTTTTTGTCCGCGACTTCGGTTACATCTATCGTATCCGGTATATCACAGAAAAAGCACTAAGCTGGAAACAGAGCTTTAATGTGATCATGCTCTGGGAATTCGCTTCGTGTGTGCTTCCTTCGGTTGTAGGTGGCTCTACGGTAGCGGCCTTTATACTCTTTAAAGAGAAGATCTCACTCGGAAAATCGATAGCACAGGTAATGGTGACAGCCATGCTCGATAACTTATACTTTGTGCTGGCTGTTCCTGCAGTATTGTTGCTTGCGCAGGATCAGCTGCTTCCAGAAATCAAGGGCATTAATCCAGCCTTACGCAGCAGCATTGGCATCGCTTTCTTTGTTTCTTATCTGCTGATCGCGATCTATGCCTTTGTAATGTTCTATGCGCTGTTCATAAACCCGAAAGGTGTAAAGAGGCTGATGATACGTGTTGGGCAGCTCAGGCCTTTTAAACGCTGGAGAATTGCGTTGTTCCAGCACGCAAACGAGCTCCTGATTGCATCCAAACATCTTAAAACTAAAACGCTGTCTTACTGGCTGCACGCCTGTGGCTCCACATTTTTTGTCTGGACGGCGCGTTACATTATAATTGGTTGCCTGATAGCAGCTTTTGCTGATCTTAGCTTAAGCGACCATATACTTATTTTTTCACGCAACCTGATCTATAAAATCGTTCTGTTTGTGTCTGTTACGCCTGGAGGGGCGGGTTTTGCAGAGCTGGCTTTTCCGGCTTTTTTTGGTGTTTTCATTGGGAGCTTCACAACAATTATTATCTTGCTCTATCGCTTGCTTACTTACTACCTGTATTTGCTTATCGGCGCTATTGTTTTCCCGCGCTGGGCAGCACGTATTTTCAGTAAAGAGGCATCCGACAACAACACTGACACCATAAAACAACCTGTCCAACAACGGATGGCTTAA
- a CDS encoding peptide MFS transporter, translating into MSTTKSKHPKGLYYLFFSEMWERFGFYLMLAIFFLYMIDAQNGGLGISKESASDIFGTFIAFVYLTPFVGGLLADRVLGYRLSISIGGILMAIGYVGLALPGDLAMIVSLGLIIIGNGFFKPNISTLLGGLYSAPEYQDQKDTGYNIFYMGINVGAFIAPFVASYLRNNYGWGYAFAAAGVGMLLGVIIFWLGNKHYKEADVLKPANANDMSLTRIFSIVILPAVIAGVLGWVLIPSNVFGSDSTDAFIFGAIPIMVFYGSLWTRASSEDKKPIAALLSIFAVVIVFWAIFKQNGTALTTWAEYYTDREMADGLRGPAGAIGMVQEVDQSVATVPDYDQNFRARTDAEGKVITKEGVAPYLNNLPEQNWPVEGKPLSLISTELFQSINPFFVILLTPLVVWFFAFLRKRGKEPSTPAKIMWGLVITAMSTLVMVGAVFAGMNGAEKSSAMWLVGSYAVITIGELFLSPMGLSLVSKLSPPRLTALMMGGWFLATSIGNKLSGVLASMWDKYDHKAFFFLVNCIGSLLAAFAIFLMLKWLRQIVLAHTGKN; encoded by the coding sequence ATGTCTACAACTAAATCTAAACACCCTAAAGGACTGTATTACCTGTTCTTTTCAGAGATGTGGGAGCGTTTTGGCTTCTACCTGATGCTGGCCATTTTTTTCCTGTACATGATCGATGCGCAGAACGGTGGCCTCGGGATATCTAAAGAAAGTGCTTCAGATATCTTCGGTACTTTTATCGCGTTTGTATACTTAACACCTTTTGTGGGTGGTTTGCTTGCCGACCGTGTATTAGGTTACAGGCTTTCTATCTCGATTGGAGGTATTCTGATGGCTATTGGCTATGTGGGGCTTGCCCTGCCAGGCGACCTGGCTATGATCGTGTCGCTCGGACTAATCATTATCGGTAACGGTTTTTTTAAGCCAAACATTTCCACTTTATTAGGTGGCTTATACTCGGCCCCTGAATACCAGGATCAGAAAGATACCGGCTACAACATCTTTTATATGGGTATAAACGTGGGGGCTTTTATTGCGCCTTTTGTGGCGTCTTACCTGCGTAATAACTATGGCTGGGGCTATGCATTTGCTGCTGCCGGCGTAGGTATGTTGCTGGGTGTTATTATCTTCTGGCTAGGTAACAAACATTATAAAGAGGCCGATGTACTGAAGCCTGCCAATGCGAACGATATGTCGCTGACGCGCATTTTCAGCATTGTTATTTTGCCTGCTGTAATTGCCGGTGTGCTGGGCTGGGTATTAATTCCTAGTAACGTTTTCGGGTCAGATTCTACAGATGCTTTTATTTTCGGAGCTATTCCGATTATGGTGTTCTATGGTTCTCTATGGACGCGTGCTTCTTCTGAGGACAAAAAACCGATTGCAGCACTGCTTTCTATTTTTGCTGTAGTTATTGTGTTCTGGGCAATATTTAAGCAAAATGGTACTGCCCTTACCACCTGGGCCGAATATTACACTGACCGTGAAATGGCGGACGGGCTGCGTGGACCAGCCGGTGCAATTGGCATGGTACAGGAAGTTGATCAGAGTGTGGCTACTGTTCCGGATTACGACCAGAATTTCAGAGCACGTACCGATGCCGAAGGTAAAGTAATCACGAAAGAAGGTGTCGCGCCTTACCTGAACAACCTGCCGGAACAGAACTGGCCGGTAGAGGGTAAGCCATTGTCCCTGATATCAACAGAGCTTTTCCAGTCTATTAACCCGTTCTTCGTGATACTGCTTACACCGTTGGTGGTTTGGTTCTTCGCATTCCTGCGCAAGCGTGGCAAAGAGCCATCTACACCTGCTAAAATTATGTGGGGACTTGTAATTACAGCCATGAGCACGCTGGTAATGGTAGGAGCTGTGTTTGCTGGTATGAACGGTGCCGAGAAAAGTTCTGCGATGTGGCTGGTTGGTTCTTATGCAGTTATTACCATAGGAGAGTTGTTCCTGAGCCCAATGGGATTGTCACTGGTTTCGAAGCTGAGCCCACCGCGCCTTACAGCCCTGATGATGGGTGGCTGGTTCCTGGCAACCTCTATAGGTAACAAGCTATCCGGTGTGCTGGCAAGTATGTGGGATAAATATGATCACAAAGCATTCTTCTTCCTGGTGAACTGTATTGGTTCTTTATTAGCCGCATTTGCGATTTTCCTGATGCTGAAGTGGCTTCGCCAGATTGTACTGGCCCATACCGGTAAGAACTAA